A single Anopheles arabiensis isolate DONGOLA chromosome 2, AaraD3, whole genome shotgun sequence DNA region contains:
- the LOC120894487 gene encoding LOW QUALITY PROTEIN: chitinase-3-like protein 1 (The sequence of the model RefSeq protein was modified relative to this genomic sequence to represent the inferred CDS: deleted 1 base in 1 codon), with protein sequence MVRAFLFCFALLVAFYNVESRKPVVCYYASWSTYRPGRGQFNVENIDPFLCTHLIYAFFGVNDSGAVTILDPWLDLDSGRGNIRLFNQLRNQNPNLKTLAAIGGATVDRVIFSQIAASASLRSTFARNARDFCLAHGFDGVDLGWEFPAMHDGDTAPYDKRNFVLMLSELALALRSHGLLLTAALAASETIASISYDIAGIVPHLDFINLMAYDYNGAWSNFTGHNAPLFAGPSDQNDFQRTLNVQHSINYWLSQGAPASKLVLGVPAYGRTFTLANSAVNGLRAPAEGPGQPGPYTGQYGYIAYHEVCGHLSSATGWYRVWEPIQKIPYTFSNNQWIGYDDRQSIWEKCNYANSQQLAGMMMWSIDMDDFRGNCGTSFTLLKTVNECLV encoded by the exons ATGGTACgcgcatttcttttttgttttgccctaCTCGTGGCGTTTTACAACGTAGAATCAAGAA AACCAGTGGTTTGCTACTACGCATCATGGTCAACGTACCGTCCAGGAAGAGGACAATTCAACGTGGAAAACATCGATCCCTTCCTGTGTACCCATCTCATTTACGCATTCTTTGGAGTGAACGACTCTGGAGCAGTGACGATACTAGATCCCTGGTTAGATCTGGATAGTGGCCGAGGAAATATTCGACTCTTTAATCAACTACGAAACCAGAATCCTAATCTCAAAACGCTGGCCGCTATCGGTGGTGCAACTGTTGATCGAGTCATATTTTCTCAAATTGCTGCCAGTGCGTCCTTGCGTAGTACCTTTGCACGAAACGCACGAGACTTTTGTCTCGCCCATGGATTTGATGGAGTGGATCTTGGATGGGAGTTCCCAGCCATGCACGACGGTGATACCGCACCGTATGATAAGCGGAATTTTGTGTTGATGCTATCAGAGCTGGCTCTTGCGCTGCGCTCTCACGGTTTGTTGCTAACAGCGGCACTTGCCGCCAGCGAAACAATTGCTTCCATTTCGTACGACATTGCCGGTATAGTGCCACACTTGGATTTCATTAATCTGATGGCGTACGACTACAACGGAGCGTGGAGCAATTTCACGGGCCACAATGCACCGCTCTTTGCCGGGCCGTCCGATCAGAATGACTTTCAACGAACACTTAACGTCCAACACAGCATCAACTATTGGCTAAGCCAGGGAGCTCCCGCGTCAAAACTGGTCCTCGGTGTTCCGGCTTATGGGCGTACCTTCACATTAGCCAACTCTGCTGTTAATGGATTACGAGCACCAGCGGAAGGTCCTGGACAACCCGGACCGTACACAGGCCAATACGGATACATTGCATACCACGAGGTTTGTGGCCACTTGTCATCTGCAACTGGTTGGTATCGTGTATGGGaaccaatacaa aaaattccTTACACCTTCTCCAATAACCAATGGATAGGATATGACGATAGGCAAAGTATATGGGAAAAGTGTAACTACGCTAACAGTCAACAACTTGCTGGTATGATGATGTGGTCGATTGATATGGATGATTTTCGTGGAAACTGTGGAACCAGTTTTACTCTCCTCAAAACTGTCAATGAATGCCTAGTGTAA